The DNA region GCAAAGTTATTGAACATTGCAGATTGCAACATTTTAAAAATTACCAAATCTGAGGCTATACTACAAAAATCATAAGATAATATGCATGGTATTGCATGATATTAACTGTATACAAACCTTACTTATTAAAGAGTATCAGCGAATAGAATAAATTACGAGCGCAGTAGTTAACAACAAATGCTTTTAATGAACAATTAGTGTTTGCTCATCCTCCATATTCCCTACTATAAGCTTACCTCGCCTCTGTTTTCTGCCTTGCGCCTGGGGGTACTAGGCGGTTTGAACATTTTCATCTCATCAATTTTAGTTTTGGAAGAGTCAATTATAGCTAGAGCGATGTTATAAGCATCAAGCATAGTGCGTAACTGCTCAATTGATTTAGTCAGATTTTGCAAATCGCAATTAGCGCCAAAATCCATGTTTGAATCTATTGCTTTGAGTCCAGCGAATCTCAATTTAGCTTTTTATAAAATACGGGATGTACGTTTTGGACGGGACATAAATCTAATTCATTAGAGAGGTTTCTAGAGCTAGTTTGACTTAGTAAAGCTGTTTTCTGGTTCAGTAAAATTCGTGAATAATTTTATTTTTTATAAAAATACTACTTAAGTATAAGTAATTTCTTTTAATTGCGATATTGCACCTGGTTTTTTGTAAGATTGCTTTAATGTTAGTGATGAATATCGTGATGTTGTTGAAGAAGGCAGAAGGCAGAGGGCAGAGGGCAGAAGGTTCAATTTAGAAGGGGATTCAAACCCCTCCTAAATTGAGGCCACCAAATTGAAAATTTGGTGGGGGTCTTAAACCCTTGTTCCCTTCGGTCACGAGCAGAGGACACGAGTCAGAATTCCCTTCTGCCTTCTGCCTCCTGCCCTCTGCCTTTCCCGATAATAAATATCGTGATGTTGATGATAAATATCGTGATGTTGATAATAAATATCGTGATGTTGATGATAAATATCACGATGTTGATGATGAATGTTGCGATATTCATCGCCAACTTAGCAGAGTGCTTAGATTTGCACTCATGAGCAGAAATATGAGAAAAATGGGCGTGACTCGCATATAGAAAAGCAAGAAAAATGGTTTCAATTCTTGCCCACGCCCAAAATTTAGTTTATATCAAGTCCGGTTAATCACTTATGATTACCCCATTTGTGCAAAAATCAGAAAAGCCTCTTTCCCCCTGCTCTCTGTCCCTTTGCAGTCTTAATAATAAGTCTTTAGCCGGACACGATATTACAGCTTACTATCGCTAAAGCATAGCTGTCTACCAACAAGAAAATCTTGAAGCTATGTTGGGATTCTTCTTGCTGTCCTTTATTTCTTATGTTTTAACCTATTGGGCTTATTTATCCTGTGCGATGGCATCTACAAATTTACCGCATTGAGGACAAGTAGCAGAAATTGCATTCCACGCTATATTTCCATAATTAGTGCTGTTACTTCTTTTACAACACATTGAACGCCTGAGAAACTTAGCACTTAGTTAAGGAATTGACATTCAAATTTCCAGTGCAAGATATAGGACTAGTATTTGATTTATGAAAAGATACGTAGGGTGTGTTAGCGACAGCGTAACGCACCATCATCAAGGGTTTGGTGCGTTACGAACTGCGTTCTAACACACCCTACAATACCTAATTTTGTTCAAAAATCAAATATGATTCCTATATGAGGTAAAGAGAGAATTAGAGCAAGCTTTAATTGTTTACATTTTTGCAGCAAATAAATGCTGCTTTACTACATCTAAGCGTGAACAATTCCAATAATCGACATGGGAGACAATCAAACCATCAGAGTTGAGACTTAATTCACTCCAACCAGGAATAGAAATTCGTGGCTTCCAGGGGAGAGGAGTATTCCAACTGAGTGTCCACTCTGTTTTTATTGTGTCTCCTAAACGTTGAATGTTATGTAAGTCCATTTTGGTATTTAAAAACACAGTCTCGATAAAATTAATCATCTGTTTGTAACGTTTAACGCCACGAAATTTATTTAGTGGATCTTGAAAATAAACGTCTGGAGCGTAAATGCTGTAAGTTTGATTTGCTGGGAATCTTTGATAGTCTTCTTTGAGGATTTCAATGATATCCATGATAAATATATATATCTGTAAATTGGTTATATGAAAACGTGGTGCGGATATAAATCCTGATTAAAAATTGAAATCAACTCTCATTCCATAAACGTTCTAACTGACGCCGCCAAGCAGCTAAAACTTCTTCTCGCGCCTCTGAGGTTTGATTGATTTCACCCATCAATCCTTCTGCATAAAAGCGTTCCAAGCTTTGCATAGTAGCTTGTAGAGATTGTCCTTGCTGTTTTGCTGCCTGAATAATTTGCCGGATACGGCTTTCAATTAGTCGATTAAAGACATTATCTAATCTAGCTTGATGGAGAGATACAAGTCGATTAATTGCATTAGACAAATCTGTACTTACTAAAGTGCCACTGTTATGTTGAAATACTCCCCAAATCACCCCTTCATACAAAGCGTAACGTACTTCTTGAGTGTCATCAAAGTTGGCTTCTAGGAACTGTTCTAAAAATGGTTGGGCTTCTTGGATAGGCACAATAGGTAGTAAAACTCGCAACCAAGTATTATCTTCAGAAAGCAGCACCAACAGCCGGAAAGCTGAAGTGTCTACTTGCCAAGATCCAGGAGCGATCGCACCAACAGCCGATGTGCCAAATATTTCTGTTAACGTACCCGCAATTTCTTCAGGTGTCATAAGCCTTTTTTGAGATATAGCCTCTAGATTAGCGTAGAGGTGCATCAGCTTATTCACTAAAACCCTGTGCTACTTAGTTGCTGGACAATTTTCAGTCTGAAGACGTAGTGGGGGCGTACAGCTAAGTGTACGCCCAATACTGCTCGGTTAAGGAATTTCTTGGTTGAGGCAAGCAGGGGGAGCAGGGGGAGAAATGGAGGCTGGCGTTGAGTTTTTGCCTCCCCTGCCTCCCCTGCTTCCCCTCTCACAAGTGTAGGTTTTTTACAATCAGATCTAGAATGAGGTAAGACTTGGAAGACTTGGGGGGAAAGTAGACAAGGAAGCTTTTTTACGCCAGAACCATTCATTGAGATTAGGAAGTATTGGCAGCAGCAGCAGATGTACTGTGGTAGGGTTGTGGAAACAAACCAGTTAAAGAAATAGCCTTGCCGTTAAGTAAGTCAGCAAGAATATGAATTAAACCTTGAAGAAAACAAGAAATCTTACAAACAGTTTTTTTGGGAATATCTTGTTTTTTGTCCAGATGATTTGGAGAAAGTTCTTTCGATAAATTATTTAGGTAATGTGGCTCTATATCAGTGCCAATTGTTATAGTCCAAAGGGTAGCTACAGCCATAGCTAACCATACCCTTTCGGCTCTATTTGGTTCTCGTAAACGAGTTTTATGCCACTGCCAACCATCACTTTTGATATCCCGATAACTACACTCAATCCAAGAACGTAAAGAATACCAGAGAGCATCCCCTTGTTGGGGTAGTAAATCCGTGACAATTAACCAAGGATCTTTGTAACCTTCATCCCAACGGGCAAGTATTGTGCAATTGAGTGGATTAGTTTTAAAACAGGTGACTATTCCAGACCAACTCGTCCCTGTTTTTTGTACTAGTTTATCTAAAAACTGCCATTCGGTCTCTCCTCTAATTTGATATGTTCCAGTATAATTAATTCGTAAAAAAGGATGCCAATTCAAAGCACAAATTGTGTCAAACAACCAGTCAGCATAGAGTCCTCTATCTGCTGAAACAACGACTTGCATTTCCGGAGGAACAACATCTTTCAATGATTGGAATAATTGCTGCCAATGAGGTTTCCAAGCTCCTTTTTCTGTTCCTTTGACAATTTTCCAAGCTACAGGAATGCCGCAACCCCGATAGAGAACATGAACAGAAAGAACCGTGAAGTGTTGTCCAATATTAGTGCTATCTACCGCAAGAGGAAGCCATTTTTCTTCACTGTTCCACATACTCAAAATCCATTGGAGTAGAGGAGCAAAGCACTTAGTTACATCTATAGCAGTTCTTTTTTTTCCTGTTTTGGCATCTGCTTCTTGATACCATTCTTTTAGTCTTTGTCGAACTGCATTAGTGTTCTCTTGATTAAGCCTGCCGATAAATTCTGAGACTCTGGTTAGACTACTTGAGCCTGTCATCACTATCCCAAAGCTCCAAGTNGCTAAACCTGCTACTTCTGGCAAAGATAGATCAGGGAAATGATAACTAACAATTTTCGCCCATTCTTTGAGATACTTATTCTTTAGCATTCTTCAACCAATTAACCAATCTTCTGGTTGATTAATCATCTTGACTAATCCGCTTAATACTTGATTATATGCACCAGATAAATTTTTTTCCTCTTCTATCGATAAATACTGATATCTGAGAGCAAACTTCAGCCAAACCTGGGTTTCTGCTGCTTCTGCTTCACATTCGTTTAATTTAGCGATAAATGAGGCTTTATATCTTCTTTTTCGCCAAGCCTCTGCTAAGTTGGCACAAACTGAGCGAGATGAACGACGAATTTGGTCTGTAAGAGAGTATCTTTCTTCCTCTGGGAACCGTTTTGATATCTCAAAAATAGTTATAGCTGCCTGAAATGCTTTTTGGTAGATGATTAAATCTTCGTGGGTTATAATTTTTCTGCGTTCTTCCTCCTTGTCCACTTTCCCTCCTTGTCTACCTAGTCTTACCTCATTCTAGATGTTTTTTGTAAAAAACCTACACTTGTGAGCTGCTTCCCCTGCCTCCCCTGCTTATCCGAGCAGTATTGAGTGTACGCCCCCACAAATGAATGTATTCCACTCAATTCAAATATTTAACTCATCCCCTGGCTTTACGCGGCGAGGGAAATCGAAGTCATTAGTCATTAGTAAGCGGTACTTATTTTGTCGTGTTGTAAATTGTTCAGTAATACTAATGACTAATGACCATTGACTTTCTTACTAAGACGGCAAGGCGACAATTCCTCCCATACCGTGATGTTTGGGCTTCCTTGTCGTCTTTCGGTGATTTAGCTAAAGCAGAAGAAGCCCCACGTCTCACCCTGTACTCAGGGGAGCGTGGGATGAATTCACAGGCTGTGAGGAATTGACCAACGAGGGATAGTGAACGCAGTTTACTGGACAATGTTGGTCGTTGGCGAAGCCTCTCGAAGAGATGACGAATTGCCTATCTCTAGGGTTGGTAAAGAATCAATGAGTTCTTCAATTACTTGAGTCATACTTTTGTCAGTGCGAACTGCGTACAATCGTACTTTATTGAGTCTACGCTCACTAATGCGTATCTTTAACTCTTTGTTCTTCATTTGTTCCCCCAATGTTCCCTCGTTTATGTTAACATAATGAGACGAGGATGAGGCGAACAAGTGAGAACAGCGTATCAATACAAACTACGACCAACAACAAAACAAGCCATTGACATAGATAGATGGCTGTCTATGTTATGCGCTCAATATAACTACTTGTTGGCTGATAGATTTGATTGGTATGAGCGTAATCGTTCACCGATTAACGCTTGCCCTCTTGTCTGCCACATACCAGAATTGCGCGATAACCCAGACTATTACTCACAAAAGAAAACGCTACCGCAGCTTAAAAAGACTCATCCTTGGTACGGCGAAATTTACTCGCAGGTACTACAAGATATAGTCAAACGAGTTAAGGTAACTTTTGACCGTTTTCTTAAAGGTGATAGTAATGGAAAACGAAGTGGACGACCTCGGTTTAAGTCACGCGACCGTTATCGCACGTTCACATATCCACAGATGAAGGATGGATGTTTGCAAGGCAATCTAATTACTTTGCCCATGTTCGGCATAGTTAAAGTCCTAAAGCATCGTCCTATTCCAGATGGCTTTAAAATTAAAACTGCATCTGTTACCAAAAAAGCTGATGGATATTATTTAACTTTAAGCCTTGAAGATACGACAGTACCAAATATTAAACCTGATTTCAATGCAGACTCAATTACAGGTATTGATCTCGGTTTAAAAGAGTTTTTGACAACTTCCGAGGGTGATGTTGTTTCAATCCCTCAGCATTACCGGAAATCTCAGAAGCGATTACGGGCTATTCAAAAACGTATCTCACGCCGTAAGAAAGGGAGTAATCGGCGCAAAAAAGCTATTAAACAAGTTGCCAAACAGCACAAAAAAGTAGCTGATAAGCGTAAAGACTTTCACTTCAAAACAGTCAATAATCTACTGAAAAAATATGATGTTGTAGTTCACGAAGATTTAAACGTCAAAGGTCTTTCTCGTTCCATGCTAGCCAAGTCTGTGCATGATGCTGGGTGGTCAAGCTTCTTGTCAATTCTAAGCACCAAAGCCGAAAATGCTGGGTTATTGGTAATTGCAGTGAATCCATCAGGTACTTCCCTTGATTGTTCTAGTTGTGGGGTGAAGGTTCCCAAAAAGTTGCATGAAAGATGGCATTCTTGTCTGTGTGGTTGCAGTCTAGATCGAGATCATAATGCAGCTATCGTAATAAAAAATAGAGCCGTGGGGCATCCGGTTCTTAAAGCTCATCGAGTATCCGTTCGCGTAGCGTCTCCGCCAGGAGAAGCAATAGCTGGATTTGGTGAGAAGCCTACACTGTACTGTACTCAGTCAGTGTAGGAGTATGTCACATTATTGAATTGCTCAAAAACACAATGCCGATCGCACACAAAGCGAAGCCAGTAATGCTAATTTTCCAAGGTAAAATTCGGTTTTCTCCCATACCCATTGCACTACCAATTTCTCTGGCACTCATGACAACCGCAAACAGAGTTAAGGTCATGCCTAGTATATAGGCAATTAATGGCATCATTCCTGCCCCAATAACAGATTCGGCATCAGCGTAACCCTGAAATAAACCAGCACTGATGCCCACTAGAGCAAGTACTATAAAGTTTGGTTGATTTGGCATCATCAGCATAGTACCAAAAACGATGGTAGAAATGGCGATGGCTATTTCTGTACCTGGTAAATTTAGCTGAAATAAATGAATCACAATGCCTAAAACTGTTGCTAAGACAAAACACCCAGCGATCGCAGCACCACGAATAAATACAGATGAGAGTAAGCCAATAGCAACAATACCAACTAAACAATTCAAACCAATTACTGGATCTGCCAATCCCCAGATAAAGCCTTCCCAGCAGTTAGAGATGGTATGAATATCTGGTGTTCTACTCAATGAACTCAGTAAGCTAATTATAATTAGGACTGCGATCGCTCCAATATGGCGATGCATTAACCTTAAGGTAGAAAATTCGCCCCAAGCATGGGATTGTGATAATTTAGTTTTGAACATTAGCATCTGCCAAGTTAGTTGTTTCGGTAATTTATACTACCCACATACCCAAAAAAACTAACCTGGTAATCATGCCAAATTACACTAGCTTCATCAAGTATTTCTGACGATGCACTCAACCAAATTTTGAATTATTTCAGCATCTGTTTCACTTAAACTTTCCAATTCAAGTCTGTTGCCTTCTTGTGGGGTATTAAATTGGCTACTGTATATACGGCGACTTAACCCTACCGGACTATTTTGTAAAAATGTTGTATAAAATACGCAAGCTGCTACGTATGAGCCAATAGGACTAGGGTGGCTTTGATCTGGACTATAAAGGTTTAATTTCGGATTAGCTTCCTGAACTTTTTGCCAAGCTATTCCAACAGGTGCAACTTTGGCTTTCAGTTCTTTAGTAATTGTCATGTATGAATCGGTCAATATCTGTTGCGTTTCTGGTTGATTTTGCTTTGCCCAAGTCAAGTAGAATACTGTTTGAGAATTCACTCGCTTGATTTCGGCATCAAACAGACTGGCGTACTTGTACATTTCCTTGGGATTAGTAATCGGTAAGGTACTTTGCTCTTGAAGTACTACGTAGTCCCACCGTTTCGCTCTCAATAGCCTGAGTGCTTTACCACGTTTCCAGTGGTTTTTGAGGGTAGCTCCAGCAACCACAACCATTTCAGTTTCGAGCATTCTAGTTTCTTTTGCCGACTCAGCCAAGTGTTGTGTCAACCAAGGAAGGTCATTAACATAGGTATAGCTGTTGCCAATAAATAAAACTCTGATTGTCTGCTGTTCTGTTCCTTGGAAGGTATTTGCTTCAGTTGGCTTCTTTATGAGCTGAAACAAAGCAATCATCAAAAAGAGGAATAAACATACATATACTATATTTGTGCTTATCATCACTAAGACTTTTGCCGCATAACTTATTATTGAACAAGCTTTTTTAGGTACAGATCGAAAAGCCTACTTCCTACTCCCCGCCCATGTAGATAATTTCAAAAATCAAATACGATTCTTATAGAACACAAGCTTTACCTAAGCTAAAGCTTATCTTAACTGAACTATGTTAAGAAGAAGACTAATCTAGAAAATACCTTCATTGAAAGAGAGAATGAAATTTATTAAATTGCTACTACTTAATATTGCTCTCATCTTCTTTGCCTGGATTAGTCCACTGCAAGCTAGTCCAATAGCTCAATTGCCAACTCCTGTACCTTCAGTTCCAGAACGTGAAACAACATCTCTGAAAAATTCCCAGGATGTATTGACTGTTGCGACTTTTAATGTTGAGAATTTAGACCCGAAAGATCGACGCTTTGATAATATTGCCAAAATTATTCTCAATAATTTGAATGCACCAGATGTCATCAGTTTAATTGAAGTTCAGGATAATAACGGGCCAATCAATGATGACGTTGTGAATGCAAACCAGACTTACCAAAAACTGATTGCTGCGCTCGAAGATATCGGTAGTCCAGCATACGATTTTGTTGATATTCCGCCCCGTGACGATCAAGATGGTGGAGAACCTGGAGGCAATATCCGTGTCGGTTTATTGTTTCGACCCAGCCGGATAACTCTAGCAAAACTGCCCAGAAGAGGCGGTTCATTAGATGCTGTGGCTATTACTCAAGGTTCAAATGGTCTTGACCTCTCGCTTAACCCAGGTCGCATTGACCCTACAAATAGTGCTTTCGAGCAAAGCCGTAAGCCACTTGCGGCAGAGTTTATATTTAACGATCAAAAACTGTTTATCATTGCTAATCACTTTGTTTCTAAAAGAGGGGGTTCTCCCACCGACGCTCAACGAGTGAAACAAGCCGAAATCGTTAATGGATTCGTAGCGCAACTACTACAAGTTGACCCGCAAGCCAAAGTAATTGTACTGGGTGATTTAAACGATGTACCAGATTCCCTATCTCTGAAGACCTTGAAGGGTAATATTCTGGAAAATCTGACTGATCGTTTACCTGTTAGCGATCGGTTTAGTTTTAAATTTAGTGGAAATCTTGAACTTATTGACCATTTGTTGGTCAGTGAAAATCTTTCTCGTGTTGCTCAACCGGAAATTGACATTGTGCATGTCAATGTTGGCTTTAGTAGACCTGTCAGCGACCACGATCCGGTGATTGCAGCGTTTACATTACCTGCTAACCAGTCTACCTCTGACACCATCTCTCCTGTTAGCCAACCTCCCGTAAGTGATACCATCCCTCCTGTTAGCCAACCTACTCCCGCGAATGATCCGGCAATTATATTGCCTCAATTAGCCAAATTCGCTTTAGTTGACGAACTAGCTAAAGAGTATACGCCTAGCAAAATCTTGAATTACGATCGCGCAAGAGATGAAATGTTTGGCATTATTGATAACCGAGCAGGGATTGTGACAGATATTTATGCCAGTTACCCAATCCGTTTAACTGGTAATGGCGATCCTAGTCAGGAAGCTGACAAATTAGGACTGAATACGGAACATGTTTGGCCACAGAGTAAAGGTGCTGATAAAGGTAATTCCCGAAGTGACCTTCACCATCTATTTCCTGCACGAGAAGATATCAATAGTGAGCGAGGCAATAAACCCTTCGATGATATAGCCGACACGATAACTAAGAAATGGTATCGAAATGATACTGTTCAATCTACAATTCCTACTAGTGGAATTGACGAGTTTAGCGAATCAGGATCTGCCAAATTTGAGCCGAGAGAGAAAGTAAAAGGAGATATAGCTAGAGCAGTGTTCTACTTTTACACTATCTATCGGAATCAGGCTGAGAGCGTAGACCGAAATTACTTTCAGAATCAGCGTCAAACTTTGTGTAAATGGAATCAGCAAGACCTACCTGATATTACTGAAATAGAACGCAGTCATGCGATCGCTAAATTTCAAGGTAATGACAATCCATTCGTATTAGATGCCACCTTAGCAGAACGGGCATACTGTAATTCGTGAACCCAATCAAATCTATCTCCTAGTTGCTTGTTGTACCAGTATCGGCAGACTCGCAACCAATAATTGAGTTCTAGTTTTTGATTGGTATTTGGGTAGGCTCGATACTGGTAATTAAGCAACATAATTAAGCTACAACAACTGCAATAAAACGAGTAGGACGGTTAAGTTTGTAGTCTACTGTGCGCTCATCAATATATTCACCAAAACAGTGCTGAGTGCCGAGTAACGAGTGCTGAGTAAAAAGTAAAATTAATTGCACTCAGCATATAGGGTCTGAATCCTTACAATTTATTTATGAAAAAAATAAAAATATTTTTTTTGAGACACGTAGTGCAAGAAAAAATACGTCCTTGTTTTCAATCCCCTAGTTTTAACTATGGGGTTATACTCAGTACTCAGCACTACTGAAGATGATTTACATAGCCTTTAACGTAATCACCAACACGGGCATCGAACTCTACAGTGTCTCCAGGTTTTAAGTCTAGAGATTGGATTGTTTTGCCGACAGTGAACCAGATACCAGATATGGTCTGTAACTTGCTTGCCAGTATCTACAAGACACACATCTTTAAACAGTATTGTTGGTTCTGGGTATCCGTTATAGTTGGTCTTTTTACTGAACCGTTCAACGGTAGAATGGGTCATATTTTGTTGCTAGTTGTGGTGGCGTAACTATCTCAACCTTGAAGCAATATATTCAAGCTCAAGATAAACCTGAAAATGGCGACTCCGACGCGGGAGTACCCGCTAACGCTTCGCTATCATCGACCCACAACCAAGTCAATCCTGCGGATTGAATTGGTTGTGGGTCAATTCGTCATCGCCCAAAAATTCATCCCACACTGCCTTCGGTCAGATGTGGGATGAATTTTTGATTAAGCTAAAACGGTAATGTTTAAGGTCAATTTTAGTTGGCAGTTAGCTGCTTCTAGTTGTGCCGGACTTGGCAAAGCCAGAGCCTGGGGAATGATGGGTAACAGTGCGATCGCTGTATATAGTGAAATAATAGCTGTAATAACTTTCATAAAAGTGGACAGCCAGTAAGTTGGATGCCAAAGCGTCCATACATCCATCACATGGGTTGTACCACAAGAGACGATAAAAGCTCCAAATAATAAAAGTATCCATTTGAAAGGAAAATCCTTTCGCTTATGGACAAAGTAAACAAGAATGATCGGAATAGAATAATACACCAAAGCAATCAGAGAATCTGAGATAATGTTTAGCCACACTAAACTCGGTTTCCAGAGGTAACAATGTCCATGTGGAATAAATGAGCTATCAGTCAAAAAATCTTGCAAAAATTGCAGCATACACGATCAAACGAAGTAATTTGTCAAATATCGAATGACAAATTATACACGCTGTATTAAAAATTGTCTTTAAATGTTAAATGTTGTACTAGTGCAGTAATTCTTCAACTTGATGTTGGCTCCACAAAGTTCTGTATAGACCCTCTTGTTTTAAAAGTTCTAGGTGATTACCTGTCTGAACAATTCTTCCTTTTTCCATCACTAAAATTCGGTCAGTAGCTGCCGCCGCCGATAATTGATGGGTAATGAAAATTACTGTTTTGCGTACAGTACCACTAGAGAGATTTTTCAGG from Nostoc commune NIES-4072 includes:
- a CDS encoding RNA-guided endonuclease InsQ/TnpB family protein, whose product is MRTAYQYKLRPTTKQAIDIDRWLSMLCAQYNYLLADRFDWYERNRSPINACPLVCHIPELRDNPDYYSQKKTLPQLKKTHPWYGEIYSQVLQDIVKRVKVTFDRFLKGDSNGKRSGRPRFKSRDRYRTFTYPQMKDGCLQGNLITLPMFGIVKVLKHRPIPDGFKIKTASVTKKADGYYLTLSLEDTTVPNIKPDFNADSITGIDLGLKEFLTTSEGDVVSIPQHYRKSQKRLRAIQKRISRRKKGSNRRKKAIKQVAKQHKKVADKRKDFHFKTVNNLLKKYDVVVHEDLNVKGLSRSMLAKSVHDAGWSSFLSILSTKAENAGLLVIAVNPSGTSLDCSSCGVKVPKKLHERWHSCLCGCSLDRDHNAAIVIKNRAVGHPVLKAHRVSVRVASPPGEAIAGFGEKPTLYCTQSV
- a CDS encoding endonuclease codes for the protein MKFIKLLLLNIALIFFAWISPLQASPIAQLPTPVPSVPERETTSLKNSQDVLTVATFNVENLDPKDRRFDNIAKIILNNLNAPDVISLIEVQDNNGPINDDVVNANQTYQKLIAALEDIGSPAYDFVDIPPRDDQDGGEPGGNIRVGLLFRPSRITLAKLPRRGGSLDAVAITQGSNGLDLSLNPGRIDPTNSAFEQSRKPLAAEFIFNDQKLFIIANHFVSKRGGSPTDAQRVKQAEIVNGFVAQLLQVDPQAKVIVLGDLNDVPDSLSLKTLKGNILENLTDRLPVSDRFSFKFSGNLELIDHLLVSENLSRVAQPEIDIVHVNVGFSRPVSDHDPVIAAFTLPANQSTSDTISPVSQPPVSDTIPPVSQPTPANDPAIILPQLAKFALVDELAKEYTPSKILNYDRARDEMFGIIDNRAGIVTDIYASYPIRLTGNGDPSQEADKLGLNTEHVWPQSKGADKGNSRSDLHHLFPAREDINSERGNKPFDDIADTITKKWYRNDTVQSTIPTSGIDEFSESGSAKFEPREKVKGDIARAVFYFYTIYRNQAESVDRNYFQNQRQTLCKWNQQDLPDITEIERSHAIAKFQGNDNPFVLDATLAERAYCNS
- a CDS encoding SGNH/GDSL hydrolase family protein encodes the protein MFQLIKKPTEANTFQGTEQQTIRVLFIGNSYTYVNDLPWLTQHLAESAKETRMLETEMVVVAGATLKNHWKRGKALRLLRAKRWDYVVLQEQSTLPITNPKEMYKYASLFDAEIKRVNSQTVFYLTWAKQNQPETQQILTDSYMTITKELKAKVAPVGIAWQKVQEANPKLNLYSPDQSHPSPIGSYVAACVFYTTFLQNSPVGLSRRIYSSQFNTPQEGNRLELESLSETDAEIIQNLVECIVRNT
- a CDS encoding HupE/UreJ family protein is translated as MFKTKLSQSHAWGEFSTLRLMHRHIGAIAVLIIISLLSSLSRTPDIHTISNCWEGFIWGLADPVIGLNCLVGIVAIGLLSSVFIRGAAIAGCFVLATVLGIVIHLFQLNLPGTEIAIAISTIVFGTMLMMPNQPNFIVLALVGISAGLFQGYADAESVIGAGMMPLIAYILGMTLTLFAVVMSAREIGSAMGMGENRILPWKISITGFALCAIGIVFLSNSIM
- a CDS encoding four helix bundle protein, producing MDKEEERRKIITHEDLIIYQKAFQAAITIFEISKRFPEEERYSLTDQIRRSSRSVCANLAEAWRKRRYKASFIAKLNECEAEAAETQVWLKFALRYQYLSIEEEKNLSGAYNQVLSGLVKMINQPEDWLIG
- a CDS encoding helix-turn-helix domain-containing protein — its product is MLLNYQYRAYPNTNQKLELNYWLRVCRYWYNKQLGDRFDWVHELQYARSAKVASNTNGLSLP
- a CDS encoding DUF2358 domain-containing protein; the encoded protein is MDIIEILKEDYQRFPANQTYSIYAPDVYFQDPLNKFRGVKRYKQMINFIETVFLNTKMDLHNIQRLGDTIKTEWTLSWNTPLPWKPRISIPGWSELSLNSDGLIVSHVDYWNCSRLDVVKQHLFAAKM
- a CDS encoding transposase, which encodes MLKNKYLKEWAKIVSYHFPDLSLPEVAGLATWSFGIVMTGSSSLTRVSEFIGRLNQENTNAVRQRLKEWYQEADAKTGKKRTAIDVTKCFAPLLQWILSMWNSEEKWLPLAVDSTNIGQHFTVLSVHVLYRGCGIPVAWKIVKGTEKGAWKPHWQQLFQSLKDVVPPEMQVVVSADRGLYADWLFDTICALNWHPFLRINYTGTYQIRGETEWQFLDKLVQKTGTSWSGIVTCFKTNPLNCTILARWDEGYKDPWLIVTDLLPQQGDALWYSLRSWIECSYRDIKSDGWQWHKTRLREPNRAERVWLAMAVATLWTITIGTDIEPHYLNNLSKELSPNHLDKKQDIPKKTVCKISCFLQGLIHILADLLNGKAISLTGLFPQPYHSTSAAAANTS
- a CDS encoding leucine zipper domain-containing protein, whose translation is MTPEEIAGTLTEIFGTSAVGAIAPGSWQVDTSAFRLLVLLSEDNTWLRVLLPIVPIQEAQPFLEQFLEANFDDTQEVRYALYEGVIWGVFQHNSGTLVSTDLSNAINRLVSLHQARLDNVFNRLIESRIRQIIQAAKQQGQSLQATMQSLERFYAEGLMGEINQTSEAREEVLAAWRRQLERLWNES